Proteins encoded within one genomic window of Mauremys mutica isolate MM-2020 ecotype Southern chromosome 11, ASM2049712v1, whole genome shotgun sequence:
- the PDCD7 gene encoding programmed cell death protein 7 has translation MSQPPLPFAARFAGPPPPPPQYRGFPPPGGLFAPSPAGGPFPGAQPPPPFLPPERPPGHPLPLPAGGPYFPGPGGGCGPAPLGREAAPRLLYPPWQPGPPPPPPWGEGSAEPREAAEGGEEAALRQRDELWLAQFLAQRRPRPRGFPPPPPPPGAPSPSQARQLAAGALRPVAQLAGLCRALRQQEAAGDEAGWGQAHGQARALLSELREQLRPLREPGYLGELRRKAEKARKRRLRLRKRRQEAEAAREEEAARAAEREARIDRWRAKCVQEVEEKNRERELKAAADSVLSEVRKKQADTKRMVDILRALEKLRKLRKEAAGRKGVCPPPSADEDFEHHIERLRALIRKRTELYEAEERALRVMLEGEQEEERKREMEKKQKKEREKLLQQKRDIDSKLFGDPDEFPLNHLLQPFRQYYLQAEHSVPALIQIRHEWDQYLVPADHPEGSCIPPGWVLPTLPTSDTWATAVR, from the exons ATGTCTCAGCCGCCGCTGCCCTTCGCCGCCCGCTTTgcggggccgccgccgccgcccccccagTACCGCGGCTTCCCGCCCCCGGGGGGGCTGTTCGCGCCTTCCCCCGCCGGcggccccttcccgggagcccagcccccgccccccttcctgcCGCCCGAGCGGCCCCCGGGCCACCCCCTGCCGCTCCCCGCGGGCGGCCCCTACTTCCCCGGCCCCGGGGGAGGCTGCGGCCCGGCGCCCCTCGGCCGCGAGGCGGCCCCGCGGCTCCTGTACCCGCCCTGGCAGCCgggcccgccgccgccgccgccgtggGGCGAGGGCAGCGCCGAGCCGCGGGAGGCGGCCGAGGGCGGGGAGGAGGCGGCCCTGCGGCAGCGCGATGAGCTCTGGCTGGCCCAGTTCCTGGCCCAgaggcggccccggccccgcggcttccccccgccgccgccgccgccgggcgcCCCGAGCCCCAGCCAGGCCCGGCAGCTGGCGGCGGGGGCCCTGCGGCCGGTGGCCCAGCTGGCGGGCCTGTGCCGCGCCCTGCGGCAGCAGGAGGCCGCCGGGGACGaggcgggctggggccaggcccacGGCCAGGCCCGCGCCCTGCTGAGCGAGCTGCGGGAGCAGCTGCGGCCCCTGCGGGAGCCCGGCTACCTGGGCGAGCTGCGGCGCAAGGCGGAGAAGGCGAGGAAGAGGCGGCTGCGCCTCCGCAAGAGGAGGCAGGAGGCCGAGGCGGCGCGGGAGGAGGAGGCGGCCAGGGCGGCGGAAAGGGAGGCCAGGATCGACCGGTGGCGAGCCAAGTGCGtccaggaggtggaggagaaGAACCGG GAACGTGAACTTAAAGCCGCAGCAGACAGTGTCTTATCTGAAGTAAGGAAAAAACAGGCAGACACAAAGAGAATGGTGGACATCCTGCGTGCTTTAGAAAAGCTTCGAAAACTGAGAAAAGAGGCAGCAGGAAGAAAAG GTGTTTGTCCTCCACCCTCAGCAGATGAAGACTTTGAACATCACATAgagaggctgagggcactgaTCAGAAAACGCACTGAACTGTATGAAGCTGAAGAGAGAGCATTAAGAGTTATGTTAGAAGGAGAAcaggaggaagagaggaaaagagaaatggaaaagaaacagaagaaagaaagggaaaagcttCTACAGCAAAAACGTGATATTGATTCCAAGTTATTTGGGGATCCAG ATGAGTTTCCCCTTAATCATCTACTGCAACCCTTTAGACAATATTATTTACAAGCTGAGCATTCTGTTCCAGCCCTCATCCAGATAAG GCATGAATGGGATCAGTATCTGGTACCAGCTGATCATCCTGAAGGAAGCTGCATCCCTCCAGGATGGGTCCTTCCGACTCTCCCTACAAGTGACACCTGGGCCACTGCTGTTAGATAA
- the CLPX gene encoding ATP-dependent Clp protease ATP-binding subunit clpX-like, mitochondrial isoform X2 has translation MAACNTCAAAARLFSSSLPSAHRGITCGRTCLAVLGRIGTFETQSLRRIPFRTFSETPAYFASKDGASKDGSGDGNKKSVSEGGSKKSSSGNSGKGGNQLRCPKCGDLCTHVETFVSSTRFVKCEKCHHFFVVLSEADSKKSIIKEPESAAEAVKLAFQQKPPPPPKKIYNYLDKYVVGQSFAKKVLSVAVYNHYKRIYNNIPTNLRQQAEVEKQTSLTPRELLQIAGISPHGNALGASMQQQVNQQMPQEKRGGEVLDSTHDDINLEKSNILLLGPTGSGKTLLAQTLAKCLDVPFAICDCTTLTQAGYVGEDIESVIAKLLQDANYNVEKAQQGIVFLDEVDKIGSVPGIHQLRDVGGEGVQQGLLKLLEGTIVNVPEKNSRKLRGETVQVDTTNVLFVASGAFNGLDRIISRRKNEKYLGFGTPSNLGKGRRAAAAADLANISGESNTQQDIEEKDRLLRHVEARDLIEFGMIPEFVGRLPVVVPLHSLDEKTLVRILTEPRNAVVPQYQALFSMDKCELTVTEDALKAIARLALDRKTGARGLRSIMEKLLLEPMFEVPNSDIVCVEVDKEVVEGKKEPGYIRAPTKDTSEEEYDSGVEEEGWPRQADAANN, from the exons GTATTACTTGTGGTCGTACTTGTCTCGCTGTTTTAGGAAGAATTGGGACTTTTGAAACTCAGTCTCTAAGAAGGATTCCTTTTAGAACTTTTTCAGAAACACCAGCATACTTTGCTTCGAAAGATGGCGCGAGCAAGGATGGTTCTGGCGATGGCAATAAG AAATCTGTCAGTGAGGGAGGCAGTAAAAAGTCAAGTTCTGGAAACTCGGGGAAAGGAGGAAACCAGCTACGGTGCCCAAAGTGTGGTGATCTGTGCACACATGTAGAGACCTTTGTGT CTTCCACCCGTTTTGTGAAGTGTGAAAAATGTCACCATTTTTTTGTTGTGCTGTCAGAGGCAGACTCAAAGAAGAGCATCATTAAAGAGCCCGAATCAGCAGCAGAAGCTGTGAAATTGGCATTCCAACAAAAGCCGCCACCTCCACCGAAAAAA atttaCAACTACCTCGACAAGTATGTTGTTGGTCAATCTTTTGCCAAGAAGGTGCTTTCAGTCGCTGTGTACAATCATTACAAAAGAATATACAACAATATCCCAACTAATCTGAGACAGCAAGCAGAAGTTGAAAAGCAGACTTCTTTAACACCCAGAG AACTTTTGCAGATTGCTGGAATAAGTCCGCATGGTAATGCTTTAGGAGCATCAATGCAGCAACAAGTGAACCAGCAGATGCCTCAGGAGAAACGAGGAGGCGAAGTACTAGATTCAACCCATGATGACATAAATCTTGAAAAAAGTAATATTTTGCTTCTTGGACCAACTGGATCAG gtAAAACCCTGCTGGCTCAGACTCTAGCTAAATGCCTTGATGTACCTTTTGCTATCTGTGATTGTACTACCTTGACTCAAGCTGGCTATGTAGGTGAAGATATTGAATCTGTTATTGCAAAACTACTGCAAGATGCCAACTACAATGTAGAAAAAGCTCAACAAG GAATTGTTTTTCTGGATGAAGTAGATAAGATTGGCAGTGTGCCAGGCATTCATCAGTTACGGGATGTAGGAGGAGAAGGTGTCCAACAA GGCTTGTTAAAGTTACTAGAAGGTACAATAGTAAATGTTCCAGAAAAAAATTCCCGTAAGTTACGTGGAGAAACAGTGCAGGTTGATACAACAAATGTCCTCTTTGTAGCTTCTGGTGCCTTTAATGGTCTTGACAgaatcatcagcaggaggaaaaatgaAAAG TATCTTGGTTTTGGCACGCCATCTAatttggggaaaggcagaagggctgcagcagcagctgaccTCGCTAACATAAGTGGGGAGTCCAATACACAGCAAGATATTGAAGAAAAAGATCGCTTGTTGCGGCATGTGGAAGCCAGAGATCTCATTGAATTTGGCATGATTCCAGAGTTTGTGGGACGTTTACCTGTGGTGGTTCCCCTGCACAGCCTGGATGAGAAAACACTTGTACGGATTCTTACTGAGCCAAGAAATGCTGTTGTTCCTCAATACCAGGCATTATTCAGCATGGACAAG TGTGAATTGACTGTTACTGAGGATGCATTGAAGGCTATAGCCAGACTGGCGCTAGACAGAAAGACTGGTGCAAGAGGTCTTCGATCTATAATG GAAAAGTTGTTGCTGGAGCCCATGTTCGAAGTACCCAATTCTGACATTGTATGTGTGGAGGTTGACAAAGAAGTTGTGGAAGGCAAAAAAGAACCAGGATATATTAG GGCTCCGACTAAAGATACATCTGAAGAAGAGTATGACTCAGGAGTTGAAGAGGAAGGTTGGCCTCGTCAAGCAGATGCTGCAAACAATTAA
- the CLPX gene encoding ATP-dependent Clp protease ATP-binding subunit clpX-like, mitochondrial isoform X1: MAACNTCAAAARLFSSSLPSAHRGITCGRTCLAVLGRIGTFETQSLRRIPFRTFSETPAYFASKDGASKDGSGDGNKKSVSEGGSKKSSSGNSGKGGNQLRCPKCGDLCTHVETFVSSTRFVKCEKCHHFFVVLSEADSKKSIIKEPESAAEAVKLAFQQKPPPPPKKIYNYLDKYVVGQSFAKKVLSVAVYNHYKRIYNNIPTNLRQQAEVEKQTSLTPRELEIRRREDEYRFTKLLQIAGISPHGNALGASMQQQVNQQMPQEKRGGEVLDSTHDDINLEKSNILLLGPTGSGKTLLAQTLAKCLDVPFAICDCTTLTQAGYVGEDIESVIAKLLQDANYNVEKAQQGIVFLDEVDKIGSVPGIHQLRDVGGEGVQQGLLKLLEGTIVNVPEKNSRKLRGETVQVDTTNVLFVASGAFNGLDRIISRRKNEKYLGFGTPSNLGKGRRAAAAADLANISGESNTQQDIEEKDRLLRHVEARDLIEFGMIPEFVGRLPVVVPLHSLDEKTLVRILTEPRNAVVPQYQALFSMDKCELTVTEDALKAIARLALDRKTGARGLRSIMEKLLLEPMFEVPNSDIVCVEVDKEVVEGKKEPGYIRAPTKDTSEEEYDSGVEEEGWPRQADAANN, from the exons GTATTACTTGTGGTCGTACTTGTCTCGCTGTTTTAGGAAGAATTGGGACTTTTGAAACTCAGTCTCTAAGAAGGATTCCTTTTAGAACTTTTTCAGAAACACCAGCATACTTTGCTTCGAAAGATGGCGCGAGCAAGGATGGTTCTGGCGATGGCAATAAG AAATCTGTCAGTGAGGGAGGCAGTAAAAAGTCAAGTTCTGGAAACTCGGGGAAAGGAGGAAACCAGCTACGGTGCCCAAAGTGTGGTGATCTGTGCACACATGTAGAGACCTTTGTGT CTTCCACCCGTTTTGTGAAGTGTGAAAAATGTCACCATTTTTTTGTTGTGCTGTCAGAGGCAGACTCAAAGAAGAGCATCATTAAAGAGCCCGAATCAGCAGCAGAAGCTGTGAAATTGGCATTCCAACAAAAGCCGCCACCTCCACCGAAAAAA atttaCAACTACCTCGACAAGTATGTTGTTGGTCAATCTTTTGCCAAGAAGGTGCTTTCAGTCGCTGTGTACAATCATTACAAAAGAATATACAACAATATCCCAACTAATCTGAGACAGCAAGCAGAAGTTGAAAAGCAGACTTCTTTAACACCCAGAG AGTTAGAAATAAGAAGACGGGAGGATGAGTACAGATTTACAA AACTTTTGCAGATTGCTGGAATAAGTCCGCATGGTAATGCTTTAGGAGCATCAATGCAGCAACAAGTGAACCAGCAGATGCCTCAGGAGAAACGAGGAGGCGAAGTACTAGATTCAACCCATGATGACATAAATCTTGAAAAAAGTAATATTTTGCTTCTTGGACCAACTGGATCAG gtAAAACCCTGCTGGCTCAGACTCTAGCTAAATGCCTTGATGTACCTTTTGCTATCTGTGATTGTACTACCTTGACTCAAGCTGGCTATGTAGGTGAAGATATTGAATCTGTTATTGCAAAACTACTGCAAGATGCCAACTACAATGTAGAAAAAGCTCAACAAG GAATTGTTTTTCTGGATGAAGTAGATAAGATTGGCAGTGTGCCAGGCATTCATCAGTTACGGGATGTAGGAGGAGAAGGTGTCCAACAA GGCTTGTTAAAGTTACTAGAAGGTACAATAGTAAATGTTCCAGAAAAAAATTCCCGTAAGTTACGTGGAGAAACAGTGCAGGTTGATACAACAAATGTCCTCTTTGTAGCTTCTGGTGCCTTTAATGGTCTTGACAgaatcatcagcaggaggaaaaatgaAAAG TATCTTGGTTTTGGCACGCCATCTAatttggggaaaggcagaagggctgcagcagcagctgaccTCGCTAACATAAGTGGGGAGTCCAATACACAGCAAGATATTGAAGAAAAAGATCGCTTGTTGCGGCATGTGGAAGCCAGAGATCTCATTGAATTTGGCATGATTCCAGAGTTTGTGGGACGTTTACCTGTGGTGGTTCCCCTGCACAGCCTGGATGAGAAAACACTTGTACGGATTCTTACTGAGCCAAGAAATGCTGTTGTTCCTCAATACCAGGCATTATTCAGCATGGACAAG TGTGAATTGACTGTTACTGAGGATGCATTGAAGGCTATAGCCAGACTGGCGCTAGACAGAAAGACTGGTGCAAGAGGTCTTCGATCTATAATG GAAAAGTTGTTGCTGGAGCCCATGTTCGAAGTACCCAATTCTGACATTGTATGTGTGGAGGTTGACAAAGAAGTTGTGGAAGGCAAAAAAGAACCAGGATATATTAG GGCTCCGACTAAAGATACATCTGAAGAAGAGTATGACTCAGGAGTTGAAGAGGAAGGTTGGCCTCGTCAAGCAGATGCTGCAAACAATTAA